Proteins from a single region of Choloepus didactylus isolate mChoDid1 chromosome 10, mChoDid1.pri, whole genome shotgun sequence:
- the RPS6 gene encoding LOW QUALITY PROTEIN: 40S ribosomal protein S6 (The sequence of the model RefSeq protein was modified relative to this genomic sequence to represent the inferred CDS: inserted 1 base in 1 codon) — MAGDCSWSVPGWGAPWWRPRARLGLRQAYGCKFPTAEFPSLPESFRGNEGSVVLGWPVAPYAHARFGEYRSVSENFSRLYGAEHLLPSHGCQKLIEXDDERKLRTFYEKRMATEVAADALGEEWKGYVVRISGGNDKQGFPMKQGVLTHGRVRLLLSKGHSCYRPRRTGERKRKSVRGCIVDANLSVLNLVIVKKGEKDIPGLTDTTVPRRLGPKRASRIRKLFNLSKEDDVRQYVVRKPLNKEGKKPRTKAPKIQRLVTPRVLQHKRRRIALKKQRTKKNKEEAAEYAKLLAKRMKEAKEKRQEQIAKRRRLSSLRASTSKSESSQK, encoded by the exons ATGGCGGGCGATTGCAGCTGGAGCGTGCCGGGTTGGGGAGCGCCATGGTGGCGCCCTCGCGCCCGGCTGGGACTGAGGCAGGCCTACGGTTGCAAGTTTCCGACTGCGGAGTTCCCATCCCTCCCGGAGTCATTCCGCGGGAATGAGGGAAGTGTTGTCCTGGGGTGGCCTGTTGCGCCTTATGCTCACGCACGCTTTGGAGAATACAGGTCGGTATCCGAAAATTTCTCCAGATTGTATGGGG CTGAACATCTCCTTCCCAGCCATGGCTGCCAGAAGCTCATTG TGGACGATGAACGCAAACTTCGTACATTTTATGAGAAGCGAATGGCCACAGAAGTTGCTGCTGACGCTCTGGGCGAAGAGTGGAAG GGTTACGTTGTCCGAATCAGTGGTGGAAATGACAAACAAGGTTTCCCCATGAAACAGGGTGTCTTGACCCATGGCCGTGTCCGCCTCCTACTGAGTAAGGGGCATTCCTGTTATAGACCAAGgagaactggagaaagaaagCGCAAATCTGTTCGGGGTTGCATTGTGGATGCCAATTTGAGTGTTCTCAACCTGGTTATTGTAAAAAAAG GAGAGAAGGATATTCCTGGACTGACTGATACAACTGTGCCTCGTCGCCTGGGGCCCAAAAGAGCTAGCAGAATCCGCAAACTTTTCaatctctctaaagaagatgATGTCCGCCAGTATGTTGTGAGAAAGCCCCTGAACAAAGAAG GTAAGAAACCCAGGACCAAAGCACCCAAGATTCAGCGTCTTGTTACTCCACGTGTTCTGCAGCATAAACGTCGGCGTATTGCATTGAAGAAACAGCGtactaagaaaaataaggaagaggcCGCAGAATATGCTAAACTTTTGGCCAAGAGAATGAAG gagGCCAAAGAAAAACGCCAGGAACAGATTGCCAAGAGACGTAGGCTGTCCTCACTGAGAGCATCTACCTCCAAGTCTGAGTCCAgtcaaaaataa